The Pyxidicoccus sp. MSG2 DNA segment ACCACCAGTCGCCGGGCCGCAGCCGCAGCGAATCACTCAAGTCGAGCGGCTGCCCTCCACGCTGCACCCGCTCGAGGGCCACCTGCGGGAAGCGCTCCCGCAATTGCGCGAGCGTCTGCCCCGCTCCCTCCGGGTTCTCCAGCCGGAACGCGCGCACCTCCAGCGACTCGGCGTCCGGCGCCAGCGCGAGGGCCGTGCCGGGGAGCGGATGCGCCTCTCCTGCTTCGAGTTCTCGCTGATACGCCTGGGCCTCCCGCTTCACGTCCCGTCCGAACCAGCGTGGGAGGACCTTCATCATCAAGACGAAGAGCACCAGGCTCACGCAGTAGCCGAAGGCGAACGCGGTGGACAGGTTGGCGAGCACGGTGGGGTCGCCCGCGTGCTCGCGCAGGTACACGTCCTTGGCGGCGCCGAGCCCCGGGGTGGCGGTGTTGGCGCCAGCGAAGATTCCGGGCGCAAGCCCCGGGGCGAGGTGGAGCACCGCGCCCAGGCCCACCATCAGTCCCGCTGAGAGCAGGGGGACGAGCAGCCCCAGCACGATGAAGGCACGCGCGTCGCGCCGCAGGCCGGAGAGGAACTGGGGGCCGACCTTCATGCCCACGGCGAACATGAAGAGGTTGAAGAAGAGCGTGCTGGCGAAGTCCGGCACGGAGAAGGTGACGCCGCGGAGGCTGGCCCACAGGCTGAGCCCCAGGCCCAGGATGAGCGTGGACGCGGTGGCGCCCAGGTTGAAGCGCCACAGCGTGACGCGGCCCAGGGCGTAGCCTACGGCGACCGTGGCGAACAGGAGCACGAAGGGTTGGTTGGCCAGGAACGCGAAGACGGGGCCGAGCAGGCCCGTGGCCTTCGCGGCGCTCGGGAGGTCTCTCGCCAGCAGGCGCACCAGCAGGATGCCGCTGAGCGCGAGCCCGGCCCACGCGGCCAACCGCAGTGCGTGGGCACGGTCGCGCATGGGGGTGGCGCTGGGCATCCGGGGGCTCGGGAGTTGAAGGCTCGATTCGTCCTACAGGCTGGGCATGGAGGGCCCCGCGCGCCATGTGCCAGTACGCGCGGTCCCGGCGCCCGGCTGGCTACGACTCCAGGGCAGCTCCCTCCAGTCCAACCCGGCGCCAGCGATGGCGCGGCCCTCCGCGTCGGAGCGTGGAAGCGCTGCCACCGCGAGCCATCCCAGCGCACGTGCGCCCGCGTCCCCGATGTGATGCACTTCCGGGGTGCTCGAAAGCGTCACCATCGATCAGCTCCGGACGCTCCGTGCGGTCGCGGAGGAAGGAAGCTTCACCGCGGCGGCCCGCCGGCTCGGACAGGGACAGCCCGCGGTCAGCCAGGCGATGAAGCGGCTCGAGAAGCAGCTCGGCCTGCGCCTCTTCGACAGGAGCAGCCGGGTTCCCCGGCTGACCGCGAAGGGCGAAGCCGTCGTCGCCGCGGCGGAGCGGCTTCACGATGACCTCGCCGTCTTCCAGACGTTGATTGGCCGCATCAAGAGCGGAGCGGAGACGAAGCTCTCGCTCGCGGTCGACGCCATGTTCCCGACGAGCGCGCTGCTGGCCTTCATCCACGAATTCGCCAAGGCACACCCCGGCGTGGAGCTGGCGCTCGAAATCGAGTTCCTCGCGGCCGTGACGGCGCTCGTGCGGGAGCGGCGGGCCACGCTCGGCATCGCGGGGACGGACCTGGACCTCTCGGGGCTGGAGCAGCGTCCCATCGCCCATCTGCGGATGATTCCGGTCGCCGCGCCGTCACATCCCCTGGCTGCGGGGAAGGACGTCATCACGGATGAACGACTCGCCTCCGCCGTGCAGATCGTCCTCACCGAGCGCACGCCGGCGGGCCAGCCCGGCTCCTCGGACCGGGGCGTCTTCTCGCCCCGGACGTGGCGGGTCGCCGACCTGATGACCAAGCATGCGCTCATCGTGGGCGGGCTTGGCTGGGGCCACGAGCCCGAGCACCTCGTGCGTGAGGACCTCGCGGCGGGGCGGCTCGTGGAATTGCGGCTCGCGGCCTGGGAGGGCGGACCACCCCCACGGCACTCGCTCTCCCTCGTCCGTCGCAAGGGCTCGCCGCTCGGGCCCGTGGCGACCTGGGCCTCCAATCGCCTCACGAGCCTCTGCCAGGAGGCGCTGGGCGCCGCGGCCCATCACACGCGGTGATGAAAACCATCATGCGCCCGGCGGATTCCAGTCGGGGCACGCGCTCTTACTGTACTTGTCATGAAGACCGCGACGCATGGCATTGCCCCTTCCACTTCTCCCCTTCCCCGCGCCCGCGCCCGTCCCCTCGAGAGCGTCCACGGCGGAGGTCCGCTTCACTGGGTCGGTGACGGCTTCCGGGTGAATACCCTCGTCCCGAGCAGGAGCCTCTCGCAGGAGCGGGCCAGTCCCTTCCTGTTGCTCGACTACCATCCTCGCCAAGACTACCCGGCGCTGGCCGAAGGTCAGCGCGGCGTCGGCTGGCACCCGCACCGGGGCTTCGAGACGGTCACCCTGTCTTTCGAGGGGTCCGTCGCGCACCGGGACACCGCGGGCCATGCGGGCGTCATCGGGCCGGGCGACGTGCAGTGGATGACGGCCGCGTCCGGCATCCTCCACGAGGAGTACCACGCGCGGGACTTCTCCCGTCGCGGAGGCGCGTTCCACATGCTGCAGCTCTGGGTCAACCTTCCTCGCGCGAGGAAGATGGACGCGCCGGGCTACCAGCCCATCACCGCGGGCCAGATTCCCATCGTCCCGGTCGGAGGTGAGGACAACCCCAGCACGGTCCGGGTCATCGCCGGTGCGTACGGAGACGCCCGGGGACCCGCGCGGACCTTCACGCCCATCACGATGCTCGACGTGAAGCTCACCGCGGGCACGGTGCTCGAGGTGCCCGTGCCCTCACATCACAATGCCTTCGTGCTCGTCGCCGGTGGCCGGGTCTCGACCGACGGTGACTCGCTCACCCCGGGCTCCCTCGCCGTCTTCGCCAACGAGGGCGAGCAACTCGCGCTGCGCGCCGAAGAGGACGCGCACTTCATCGTCCTCGCGGGGGAGCCCATCCGTGAGCCCATCGCCCATATGGGGCCCTTCGTCATGAACACCGAGCGCGAAATCCTCCAGGCCATTCACGACTTCGAGGCGGGACGCTTCGGTGAGGTCCCCGCGGACGAGGCGCCGCGGAGCTGAGCCCTCCGCGCCTGTGCGCCCCCATCCAGTCCAGTGGATGGGGGCGGGCTGGGCCTGTCGCGGATTTAATCCGGCTTAATTCATCCCCCCTCGGGCGCCTCCCGATAATCCCGGGTGCACGCAGCAGGTGCGAACCAACTCCTGGGGAGGCAGTGTCATGGGGGACAACACGATTCAGTCGGTGAACAGCCAGGTCGCCGCGCGGCTCGCGGCCGAAGCCGCGGCGCGTCAAGCGGAGGAGGCCGCGAAGCGCGAGGCCGCGAAGCTGGCGGCGCTCCAGAAGCAGGCGTCGACCCCGAAGGGCAACGCGCCCGTGAAGGACACCTTCGAGGCGCCGCGCGCCAAGGGCGGAGTGAACCTGTTCGGAGGCAACACCCCCGCGACACCCGTGGTGGCGCAGACGCTCACGCCCGAACCCGAGGTCGCCCGGTCGGGAGGCGCGAGCGGGTCCACGGACATTCCGCCCACCGGGCCGCTGACGGTGGAGCAGGCGACGGCGGAGGTGAAGCGGCTCCTGTCGTCGAACCTCATCGACGATGTCACCCACGGCGACCTCATGGACATCGAGGCCATCCTGCGCCGGGTGCCGGCGGACCAGGTCAGCCAGGTCGTCGCCAACCTCTCGGACGCCGAGCTCGGGCAATGGGTGGAGGACCTCAACGACCCCGGGCTCCTGGGCGGCGGGCCGTTCCGGGGGCTGAACACCGAGGAGCGGGGCACGCTGTTCACCTTCCTGGTCGACAACCTCGCCCCGTCGCAGGCGGGCCGCTTCTTCACCGCGCTCGACAAGCCGGAGCAGATGGTCGAGTTCGGGGAGGCCTACATCCAGCGTGGTGACGTCCATGAGCGCCTCGGCTTCCTCATGTCGGTGGGACAGACCTCGTTCCCCGAAAGCGAGCGGGCCGCGTCGGGCCAGGTCATCGCCTCGGCGATGGACTCGCTCACGTCGGATCCCGGTCGCCTGGCCCTCGGCGTGCGGATGCTGTCCGAGCAGAACCTGCAGGACGGGCTCCTCAAGGCGGCGGGCGTGGCGTGGAACGGGATGGGCCCGTTTGGCGGGCAGCTCCAGTACACCAACATGGGCCGGCTGCAGCGCATCACCGACGCGCTGGCCAGCACCGAGGACCACCAGGCGCGTGCCGCGATGTTCGACGGCATGGGGTACGTCCTCGGAGAGATGGTGCGGGGGCAGGATGCCGTCCAGGACAAGGAGGCCGTCGCGGATCAGATGTCGGGCATGATGACGAACCTCCTCTCGGATGACCTGGGCCTGGTCATCAGCCACCTCAGCGGCGCCAACGGCTACGACCCCTCGGGCTCGGCGCTCACGACCTACGCGCGAGAGCAGATGCGCGACGGCGGTGGCACGCTCGGCGGGCTCGCCGAGCAGATTCGCGGGCTCGACCTCCAAGCCCCCGGCCCCGACGGGCGGTACGACAACGCCTTCCTGGCGGGCTACTTCGCGGGCTCGGTGATACGCGCGGCGGACTCGCTCACGTCCACGGACCTGATGGGACCCGACGCCGCGGCCCTGTTGAGCATCGCCAACCTCGTCGTGTCCTTCCGGACGGACCCCGCTACCGGCATGCTGCTGTCGTCCGCGCTGTCGGAGGCCGAGCGCGCGTCGATTGGCCAGGCCATGAGCCAGGGCGCCGAGGCGGTGCGGAACACCCTCCTGGACCTGCTCGGGGTGAAGCTCTCGCCCGGGAACGACAACGGCACCTCGGTGGGCGCCTTCGAGCAGGGCCTGTTCGCCGTCTACGGCGCAGAGCTGTACGGCAACTGACGAGACGAAGGGACCTGGAATCTCCGCTCGATTCCAGGCCCCTTTCCTATGCGCCCTGCCGGGGTTGGCGGAGCAGCAGCAGGCCCGCCACCACCACGAAGGCCAGGGCGGACAGGGCGAGCGAGATGTGGATGTTCGTCACGCTTCCCAGGAGCCCCACCGTCACCCCGCTGAACGCCCGCAGGCCCAGGGCCGACATGCTGAAGAGCCCGAGGACGCGGCCCCGGATGGTGTCCGGAGCATTCAACTGCACGATGGCCTGGGTCATGCTGCTGAAGGAGAGCTCGAGGAACCCGGCCAGGAACAGCACGCAGATCGCCGCCGGGTACCAGCTCATGAACGAGAACGCGAAGAGCGAGCATCCCCACAGGAACGCCATCTTCAACGCGGAGGCAGCCGTCGTCGGCAGCCAGGTCCCGCGCGTTTCGAGCAGGACGCCCGCGAGCAGCGCACCGGCCGCATCCGCGCCCAGCAGGAGCGTATAGGCCAGGCCGGGGTCTCCATGGCCCAGCTCGGTTGCGAAGCCCGGCATCTGCGCCTGGTAGCTGTTGCCGATGAAGAAGGAGGCGGCCCCCGCCAGCAACACCATGGGCGCGACCACGGGCATTCCGCGCACGTCGCGGAGCGTCTGCACGATGTCGGCGAAGCCCCGGACGGCACGCTTGGGGCCCGTCGTCAGTGCGCGAAAGTGCCGGCCGTAGGGTGCGCTCACCAACCAGAGCAGGAGGGGCAGATAGAACAGCGTGTTGACGAAGATGGCCCGGGTCGGCCCGAGCGTCCGCATGATGATGCTGCCCACACCGGGGCCCACCAGGACGCCGAGGTAACGGGCCGTCGCGTTCAGGCGCACCGCGCTGGTCAGGGAGCCCGGGCCCACGATGTCGTAGAGCAACATCTGACTGGAGGTGCTCCAGAGCACCCCCGCGCAGCCATGGAGCGTGAGGAGCACCATCGCGTGCCACATCCGCAGGGAGTCCGTGACGAAGAAGTATCCCCACCCCAGGGAGGCGGTGATGAAGAGCACCATGCCGGCCTGGATGAGGCGCCTGGAGTCGAACCGGTCATTGAGCGCGCCCACCGGCACCGAGAACATCAGGAAGGGCAGCCAGTGGGACACCACCGCGAACCCGCCCAGCGCCGGTGAGTGGAACTTCTGGAACGCCACCCAGTAGCTGATCACGTGCTCGATGTTGTCGGCCATCATCGCCAACATGAACGTGATGAGAAACGTCCTGTAGCCAGGGATGCGGAGCGCGCTGGTTGCAACAGGCGGAGCGGCCACGGTGGAGGTCGTCATGGATGTTCACGCACGGGGCAGTGGGACGTCCGCCTTATCTCAGGCCTCCTCTTGAACAGCCAGTGTCCCCGCTCCTTCAGCCCGGAGGCTTGCGCACGGTGACATCGCCCGTGCGAGCTCCCGGCACCTGCTCCCAGCCCGTGGCCAGCTCGAGCTCCCAGCCATCCCCGGAAAGCGTGTTGCCGTGGGTCTTCAGGGGGAGCGGCACCGTGGCGCTCTTCCATTTCTCATCCACCAGCACGCCCGCGCTCACCGTCAGGCTTCCCCAC contains these protein-coding regions:
- a CDS encoding LysR family transcriptional regulator; protein product: MLESVTIDQLRTLRAVAEEGSFTAAARRLGQGQPAVSQAMKRLEKQLGLRLFDRSSRVPRLTAKGEAVVAAAERLHDDLAVFQTLIGRIKSGAETKLSLAVDAMFPTSALLAFIHEFAKAHPGVELALEIEFLAAVTALVRERRATLGIAGTDLDLSGLEQRPIAHLRMIPVAAPSHPLAAGKDVITDERLASAVQIVLTERTPAGQPGSSDRGVFSPRTWRVADLMTKHALIVGGLGWGHEPEHLVREDLAAGRLVELRLAAWEGGPPPRHSLSLVRRKGSPLGPVATWASNRLTSLCQEALGAAAHHTR
- a CDS encoding pirin family protein, with protein sequence MNTLVPSRSLSQERASPFLLLDYHPRQDYPALAEGQRGVGWHPHRGFETVTLSFEGSVAHRDTAGHAGVIGPGDVQWMTAASGILHEEYHARDFSRRGGAFHMLQLWVNLPRARKMDAPGYQPITAGQIPIVPVGGEDNPSTVRVIAGAYGDARGPARTFTPITMLDVKLTAGTVLEVPVPSHHNAFVLVAGGRVSTDGDSLTPGSLAVFANEGEQLALRAEEDAHFIVLAGEPIREPIAHMGPFVMNTEREILQAIHDFEAGRFGEVPADEAPRS
- a CDS encoding MFS transporter, translated to MTTSTVAAPPVATSALRIPGYRTFLITFMLAMMADNIEHVISYWVAFQKFHSPALGGFAVVSHWLPFLMFSVPVGALNDRFDSRRLIQAGMVLFITASLGWGYFFVTDSLRMWHAMVLLTLHGCAGVLWSTSSQMLLYDIVGPGSLTSAVRLNATARYLGVLVGPGVGSIIMRTLGPTRAIFVNTLFYLPLLLWLVSAPYGRHFRALTTGPKRAVRGFADIVQTLRDVRGMPVVAPMVLLAGAASFFIGNSYQAQMPGFATELGHGDPGLAYTLLLGADAAGALLAGVLLETRGTWLPTTAASALKMAFLWGCSLFAFSFMSWYPAAICVLFLAGFLELSFSSMTQAIVQLNAPDTIRGRVLGLFSMSALGLRAFSGVTVGLLGSVTNIHISLALSALAFVVVAGLLLLRQPRQGA